CCGGTGAGGAAGGTCGACTGGGCGGCGCAGGTGACGGCGGGCAGCACGGTGCCGAGCGGTGCTCTGGACCCGGACTGGCCGAGCGCTTTGAGGCGCGGCATGTGGTCGAGGAGGCGCGGGGTGAGGCCGACGACGTCAAGAACCAGCAAGGGGGTCGGGGTCATGGGAGTTCCTTGAGGCCGAGGTCGGTCAGGAGGTCGCGGGCGAGGGAGAGCTCTGCGGCGATGCCTTCGGCGAGCTGGGGGCGGCCGCGGGGGCGCAGTGCGGACGGGAGGGCCTGCCAGGTGTAGGTCTCGACCTCCAGATGGCGGGTGAGGGGGACGGGCCCGCCGACGAGTCGGGTCAGGACGTCCTGAAGGACGGGGAGCGTGGAGGTGAGGGGCGCGGCGGGGGCCGCGTGGAGGGGGACGTGGAAGTGGGCGCGCCAGGGTGCTGTGTCGGGCAGCACGTCGGTGGCGAGGGCTTCGCCCAGGTCGTCGGTGCCGCGCAGGCCGGCGCCGGTCAGGGTCCGGGTCTGGTGGAGGAAGCGGGGTTCGTCGAAGGCGGCGAGGGCTTCGCGTACGGCGGGGAGGTGAGGGTGTTCGGCGTGCAGTGCGGCGGACAGCTGCGATTTGACGACAGGGACGCCTGCGGCGGTGAGGGCGTCGAGGGCGGTCCGGGGATCTTCGAAGGAGGTGGCGAGGTGACAGGTGTCGACACAGACGCCGATGCGGTCGTGGCCGACCGCGGTGAGCGGGGCGATGGCGTCGGCGGTCGTCTCGACGGTGCAGCCGGGCTCTGGTTCGAGGCCGATGCGGATGGAGCGGCCGGTCAGCTCGGTGAGGGCGTCGAGGCGCTGGGCGAGCACGGTGAGGGCCGTGCGGGCGGCCTCGGCGTGCTGGGGGTCGAAGGGGGTGCGCCAAGCGAGCGGAAGGGTGGAGATGGTGCCTTCGGTGACGTCGTCGGGCAGGAGGGCGGCGAGCAGCCTGGCCAGTTCGGTGGTGTGGCTGAGGCGTTCCGGGTCGGTCCAGTCCGGCTTGTACACACGGTATTTGACCTGCTCCGCGCCGAACCCCTCATAGGGGAAGCCGTTAAGGGTGACGACTTCGAGTCCGCGCCGGTCGAGTTCGGTGCGCAGGCCGCGCAGGGCCGCGGGGTCGGTGACGAGGGCGCGGGCGGCGTCCTTGGCGAGCCACAGGCCGATGCCGATGCGATCCCTGCCGAGCTTCTTGCGCACGGGCTCGCAGTGGTCGCGGAGCTGGGCGAGCACACCGTCGAGGGTTTCGGCCGGATGGACGTTGGTGCAGTAGGCGAGGTGGACGGTGGAGCCGTCGGGGTGCCGGAAGCGCATGGGTCACGCCCCGCCGCGCAGGATGGAGTTGCCTTCGTGGGTGGCGGTGTCCGGTTCGCGCACGTCGAGCTGGAGCCGGCCGCTGAGTCCGTAGAACTCCACGGGGTTGCGCCACAGCACGAGGTCGACGTCGTCCTCGTCGTACCCGGTGGCCAGCATGGCGTCGGCGACCTTGCGGGTCTTGAGGGGGTCGCTCTTTCCCCAGTCGGCGGCGGAGTTGACGAGCACCCGGTCGGGGCCGAAGTCGCGCAGGATCGCGACCATCCGCTGCTCGTCCATCTTGGTGTCGGGATAGACGGAGAAGCCCAGCCAGCAGCCGCTGTCCTTGGCTTCCTTGACGGTGGTCTCGTTGAGGTGGTCGATCAGGACGCGGTCGAGGGGCAGGGCGGACTCGCTGATCACGTCGATGGTGCGGCGCAGACCCGCGAGCTTGTCGCGGTGCGGGGTGTGCACGAGAGCGGGCAGCTCGTGGTCGGCGGCGAGCTGCAGCTGGGCGGCGAGCGCGGTGTCCTCGGCCGGCGTCATGGAGTCGTAGCCGATCTCTCCGACGGCGACGACGTTGTCCTTGACGAGATAGCGGGGCAGTTCGTCGAGGACGGGCGTGCAGCGGGGGTCGTTCGCCTCCTTCGGGTTAAGGGCGATCGTGCAGTGGTGGGCGATGCCGTATTGGGCCGCGCGGAAGGGTTCCCACCCGAGAAGGGAGTCGAAGTAGTCGAAGAAGGAGGCGGGCGACGTGCGTGGCTGGCCGAGCCAGAACGCGGGTTCCACGACGGCGCGGACGCCGGCGGCATACATCGCCTGGTAGTCGTCGGTGGTGCGGGACGTCATGTGGATGTGGGGGTCGAAGATGCGCATCAGGACTCCTGCTCCTCGCCGGTGAGGGGGCCCGTGGGGGCCGAGGGGGACTCGAGGACGGTCAGCTCCATGGCTCGGTGCAGGTCGCCGGGGACAGGGCGGCCGGCCGCGGACCGCTCCGTGGCGTAGTCGCCGAGCATCCGGGCGAGTTCCGCGTCTGAGTGGGCACGCCTCGGCAGGTCGGCGACGGCGTCCAGCGGGACACCGGTGAACAGGCACTTGAGGACGGCGTGCCGCCAGTCGTGCGGAGGCAGGTGTGCGGCGGCGTAGGGGCCGACGGCCGCGGCGACGAGGCTCGTGTCGTTGGTGCGCAGGGCGTCCTCGACCAGGGGCAGCGCGTCGGGGCCCGGCACCAGGTGGGGCAGTGACCGCAGGACGGCCCGGCGTTCGGCTGCGGTGCCCTGGGCGTAGAGGCGGGCGAGGGTGACCGGGGTGGCGTTCGCGGCTTGCAGGAGCAGGATGCGGGCGGCGTCGGCGTGGTCGGGACCGCAGCGGCGTCCGGCCTCGGCGAACCGAAGCTCCCACATGGGGGTGGGTCCCGGCCCCTCCCGTTCGGGTCGCTCTCCGTGGGCGGCGGCTTCGGCGGTGGCCTGGTCGAGCCAGGCGCGGGCGGCTCCGCCGAGGTCGTTCTCGAGGTGGGCGCGGAGGGCGGTGATCTCGGAGGCGTCGGTCATGGGGTACCTCCTTCGGCGGGGGTGGCGGCGAGGACGGGGGCCGGAACGGCGGCTTCCGCGCGGCGCAGGAAGTCGATGGAGCGGGCGGCGAGGTCGGGGCCCGCGTGGGAGTGGCGGGGTAGTTCGACGACGGTCAGCCCTCGGTATCCGACGCTGGCCAGCGCTTCGAGGACGGGCGGGAAGTCGATCTCTCCGTCGCCGAAGGGCAGGTGCTCGTGGACTCCGCGGCGCATGTCCTCGATCTGGACGTGCCGCAAATAGGGGGCGGCGGCACGCACGCAGTCCGCGGGAGGGAGGGGTTCGAGGCACTGGCAGTGGCCGATGTCGAGGGTGAGGCCGAGGAGTTCGGGGTCGGGGTCCCCTAGATGCCGGCGCAGGTGATGGAAGTCAGCGAGGGACGAAAGGAGGTGGCCGGGTTCGGGCTCGATCGCGAGCGGGACACCGGCGCCCGAGGCGGCGTCGAGTACGGGTTCGAGCGCGTCGGTGAGGCGCCGC
The window above is part of the Streptomyces venezuelae genome. Proteins encoded here:
- the eboE gene encoding metabolite traffic protein EboE — encoded protein: MRFRHPDGSTVHLAYCTNVHPAETLDGVLAQLRDHCEPVRKKLGRDRIGIGLWLAKDAARALVTDPAALRGLRTELDRRGLEVVTLNGFPYEGFGAEQVKYRVYKPDWTDPERLSHTTELARLLAALLPDDVTEGTISTLPLAWRTPFDPQHAEAARTALTVLAQRLDALTELTGRSIRIGLEPEPGCTVETTADAIAPLTAVGHDRIGVCVDTCHLATSFEDPRTALDALTAAGVPVVKSQLSAALHAEHPHLPAVREALAAFDEPRFLHQTRTLTGAGLRGTDDLGEALATDVLPDTAPWRAHFHVPLHAAPAAPLTSTLPVLQDVLTRLVGGPVPLTRHLEVETYTWQALPSALRPRGRPQLAEGIAAELSLARDLLTDLGLKELP
- a CDS encoding TatD family hydrolase, whose protein sequence is MRIFDPHIHMTSRTTDDYQAMYAAGVRAVVEPAFWLGQPRTSPASFFDYFDSLLGWEPFRAAQYGIAHHCTIALNPKEANDPRCTPVLDELPRYLVKDNVVAVGEIGYDSMTPAEDTALAAQLQLAADHELPALVHTPHRDKLAGLRRTIDVISESALPLDRVLIDHLNETTVKEAKDSGCWLGFSVYPDTKMDEQRMVAILRDFGPDRVLVNSAADWGKSDPLKTRKVADAMLATGYDEDDVDLVLWRNPVEFYGLSGRLQLDVREPDTATHEGNSILRGGA
- a CDS encoding EboA domain-containing protein, which gives rise to MTDASEITALRAHLENDLGGAARAWLDQATAEAAAHGERPEREGPGPTPMWELRFAEAGRRCGPDHADAARILLLQAANATPVTLARLYAQGTAAERRAVLRSLPHLVPGPDALPLVEDALRTNDTSLVAAAVGPYAAAHLPPHDWRHAVLKCLFTGVPLDAVADLPRRAHSDAELARMLGDYATERSAAGRPVPGDLHRAMELTVLESPSAPTGPLTGEEQES
- a CDS encoding sugar phosphate isomerase/epimerase family protein, whose protein sequence is MSGPVPRKRHPHDASQSGHDGHDSHDSQDSHGTGLRFGYGTNGLTDLRLDDALGLLADLGYAGVGLTLDHMHLDPLAPDLAARTRHVARRLDRLGLGVAIETGARYVLDPRQKHGPSLLDPDPERRAERGRLLIRAVQVAVDLGAHAVHCFSGITPADTPADIAWRRLTDALEPVLDAASGAGVPLAIEPEPGHLLSSLADFHHLRRHLGDPDPELLGLTLDIGHCQCLEPLPPADCVRAAAPYLRHVQIEDMRRGVHEHLPFGDGEIDFPPVLEALASVGYRGLTVVELPRHSHAGPDLAARSIDFLRRAEAAVPAPVLAATPAEGGTP